The genome window CAAAAATTGCAGAACTTCTCTCCAGGAGTGCTCGCTGGCATAGGCGTTGTTTTTGGCCGTTCCGCCATTGAGCTGCACGCGAGTCGCGGGGATATAGGGGAAACGGATCATATGCCCAGTATTTTCGTAGCGCAAATGAACGACATCATGGGAGAAGTTTTTTTCCTGTAAGCGTGCTACGATCCGATCACAATGCTCTGCGGCTGGCCACCAATGGTCGTCATCGGAAGACAAAAGCATGATCGGTCCATTGATTCGTTCTACGGGAATGGTTGCATCCTCCAGCCACTCACAATCCTTCCATGTTTGGGCATGGATGTGATCGATTCGCTGACCCGCCTTCAGCAGGGCTTGTGCTTCCTGCGCTTGGGCTTCGGTCCAATGAACAAAAGGCAGCGGCTCCCCGCGAAAGGACCACGATGACTGAGGCGAGAATAGATCCGACCCCGAATATTCCCTGTCGCAGCCAAGACATACCGTAGAGCTGGGACTGGAGGCAATGACCGCGCGCACTTCAGGATCATACGCACCGATGACAAGCGCCAATTCAGCCCCTTTGGATCGTCCGAATACGACTATCTTTTCAGAGTCTACCTGCGGCTGCTGTTTCAGCCAGCGAATGGCATTTTGTATGTATTCCAACGGGATTTGGCGAATATCATCCGGGAGATCATCGCACTGAAAGTATGCCAATGCCAAAGCGGGATACCCATGAGAGGCAAACAGAGCCGCAAACTGCGAGCAGGAACCGATTCCTCCCTCGCTACCTCCCAAGACCAGAATGGCTGGTCGGGGCTCGGCATGAGAATGGGAAAAGTACAGCCCGACGATACCATGGTCACGAATTTTCGCAATGGACACCTCCGGAGAGACGAAGATGCGTGTGACGGTAGCTTTCGCGACGACCTTGTCGTGTACTTCAGCGGACAATTGAATCGTAGTGGAACGAGGAGCGAATTCAAACATATCCAGAGAATAAGGACTGAAAAAGCGCTGAGTCTGTACATGCATCGACCAGAACAATCCCATGGGATCAATTCCTTCATAAGTCCCGAAAAGAGGGGCTTGGGATACGAGATCGACGCTTCCTTCATCATCTGCTTGGAAAATGGCGTGAGAAGAGGCAGTCAACTCTCCACCTGGCAAACCGTCATTCAGGGTAGCATGGAGGGTGATCAGCTGATGCGGAGCGAATCCGCTCAGTGTGATGTGAACAGGAACGTCTAGCAAGGCCGTTGATGGGGTAACATCAATTTGTGGCAGCATCATGACAGACAACTCTCCCTTATTGATCATATGGGAAACAAGTTTATTATAGTAGAGATTAAAAAAATACAGGGAATAAAGATGTGACAGATCCGAAAACTTGACTTCGCATGGAAGGTGTAACTATAATCATTACAACGAAAGGGTGACCCTTATGAAAATCAGTAGTCGTTTTTCCGTCGCTGTACACATCCTGTCGCTGCTTTCCATTGAATCGTCCTCACACTGCACGTCGGAATGGATCGCAGGAAGCGTCAATACGAATCCGGTCATTATCCGTAGGGTGCTGGGGCAATTGAAAAAGGCAGGGCTGGCGCATGTCCGGTCCGGTACAGGCGGAGCTACACTCGCAAAAGAATTGAAGGACATCACCTTGCTCGATGTCTACCGTGCAGTGGATGTGGTGGAAGAAGGCCGTCTCTTTCATATCCATGAGCAGCCCAATCCGCAATGCCCGGTAGGTGCCAATATTCAGTTCGTGCTGGAGCTGATCTTGACCCGTGCGCAGAATGCCATGGAAGAGATTTTAGGCAAAGTGACCATGGAGGTGCTCGTCACGCACCTGAGGCACCAGATTGCAGCCCATGGCTGAAATAGATCTGCCCCCGCCTGGGGAGGGATACCCGAAGCGGTGTCGTATGATATAGGGGAGTGATTTCTTTGTATCGGGAGGCGGATCTGTGTGTCATTGCCGAACATGATTCAACCGATCAACACCTATCTTCGTCCAACAGACACCTTGGAGGATGCCGCTCGCGTCATGCTGGAAACGCGATTTGACGTCCTGCCCGTGGGTGATGAGCAGGGGCGTCTGGTAGGTGTTTTTTCGCGAAGCTCCTTATACCGCATGATCCTGGAAAAACTGCCTTCCCATACTTCTATCGAGGGATTTGTGAAAACCGATGCTGTGACGACGCCGCTGGAGAGGCTGGATCACATCACGTTCGAGGAGCTGGAGCGAGTGATTCAGAACAGCAGGGTCGGCTCCAGCATCATCATAGATAGAGACAGGCGAATCATTGGCGTACTGACAAAATCGAAGGTCGTAAACGCACTGGTAGAGTCCAAGAATGACTTGAGAGAGCAGCTGGAAGCAATCCTGCAGACAGACGCCTGGGAACCTGCACCTCGACGGGAATATGCGGCTCGCTTTCAGGAAAAGACACAAGGAAAGTCAGATCATCTGGCTACGTATCAGTGGGAACACATTCTCACACGAGATAAAGCGATGAAGCAGTTGATCATTTCTGCTCAAAAGGCTGCACGACGAGATACATCTGTCCTGCTGCGAGGGGAGAGTGGAACGGGCAAAGAGCTGTTTGCTCATGCCATCCATAATGCCAGCAAGCGCTCTGCAGGTCCGTTTGTGACGATCAACTGCGCCTCTGTACCGGAACATCTTCTTGAGGCTGAGTTTTTTGGATATGAAAATGGAGCGTTTACGGGTGCGGATCGGTCGGGGCGAATGGGCAAGCTGGAGCTGGCACACGGTGGCACACTGTTTCTCGACGAAATCGGGGATATGGCTCTGCACCTGCAGGCCAAGCTGTTGCGCGTGATCGAGGGAAAGGAGTTTTACCGGGTGGGAGGGACGAAGCCGATCCATGCAGACATCCGCATCATTTCTGCGACGAACGCCCCGCTGGAGGAGATGATCGCGCAGAAAGCATTTCGGGAAGATTTGTACTACCGTCTGCATGTCATGACGCTGTCCATACCTCCCCTGCGCGCGCGGGCAAATGACATCCTGCTCGTAGCGAATGCCTTTATCAAGCAGCTGAATCCGGTATTGGAGACGTCTGTCACCGGGATCGAGGAATCCGTCCAAAAAGTGCTCTACCAATACGAATGGCCGGGGAACATCCGTCAGCTGCGAAATGTGATCGAGCGAGCTTTGATACTTGCGGAAAATGGGAAAATCTCATTTGCGGACCTGCCGGAAGAGCTGCTAGGGCGCGCCACTGTGCTGCACGGGAAAACGATCGTGCAGGCAGCGGAAAAGACGGAGATTGAGCGTGCCTTGCGGGAGACGCATGGGAACAAAGTGAAAGCAGCACGTCTTTT of Brevibacillus choshinensis contains these proteins:
- a CDS encoding acyl-CoA thioester hydrolase/BAAT C-terminal domain-containing protein, translating into MMLPQIDVTPSTALLDVPVHITLSGFAPHQLITLHATLNDGLPGGELTASSHAIFQADDEGSVDLVSQAPLFGTYEGIDPMGLFWSMHVQTQRFFSPYSLDMFEFAPRSTTIQLSAEVHDKVVAKATVTRIFVSPEVSIAKIRDHGIVGLYFSHSHAEPRPAILVLGGSEGGIGSCSQFAALFASHGYPALALAYFQCDDLPDDIRQIPLEYIQNAIRWLKQQPQVDSEKIVVFGRSKGAELALVIGAYDPEVRAVIASSPSSTVCLGCDREYSGSDLFSPQSSWSFRGEPLPFVHWTEAQAQEAQALLKAGQRIDHIHAQTWKDCEWLEDATIPVERINGPIMLLSSDDDHWWPAAEHCDRIVARLQEKNFSHDVVHLRYENTGHMIRFPYIPATRVQLNGGTAKNNAYASEHSWREVLQFLKKAFS
- a CDS encoding Rrf2 family transcriptional regulator: MKISSRFSVAVHILSLLSIESSSHCTSEWIAGSVNTNPVIIRRVLGQLKKAGLAHVRSGTGGATLAKELKDITLLDVYRAVDVVEEGRLFHIHEQPNPQCPVGANIQFVLELILTRAQNAMEEILGKVTMEVLVTHLRHQIAAHG
- a CDS encoding sigma-54-dependent Fis family transcriptional regulator; the encoded protein is MSLPNMIQPINTYLRPTDTLEDAARVMLETRFDVLPVGDEQGRLVGVFSRSSLYRMILEKLPSHTSIEGFVKTDAVTTPLERLDHITFEELERVIQNSRVGSSIIIDRDRRIIGVLTKSKVVNALVESKNDLREQLEAILQTDAWEPAPRREYAARFQEKTQGKSDHLATYQWEHILTRDKAMKQLIISAQKAARRDTSVLLRGESGTGKELFAHAIHNASKRSAGPFVTINCASVPEHLLEAEFFGYENGAFTGADRSGRMGKLELAHGGTLFLDEIGDMALHLQAKLLRVIEGKEFYRVGGTKPIHADIRIISATNAPLEEMIAQKAFREDLYYRLHVMTLSIPPLRARANDILLVANAFIKQLNPVLETSVTGIEESVQKVLYQYEWPGNIRQLRNVIERALILAENGKISFADLPEELLGRATVLHGKTIVQAAEKTEIERALRETHGNKVKAARLLGMSRSVLYEKLKKFNL